In Paracoccus jeotgali, the following are encoded in one genomic region:
- the ybeY gene encoding rRNA maturation RNase YbeY, whose amino-acid sequence MAEIETVLEDERWAEAGLEGLAERAGRATLDWLGIDADIVVMGCDDARIATLNADFRGKPQPTNVLSWPAVEHVAHAPGAHPPLPETDSLGDIAIAFERCRDEAAAQGKPLAVHATHLLVHAVLHLAGYDHQTDPDAATMEAAEVAILGTLGIDDPYLEKET is encoded by the coding sequence ATGGCTGAGATCGAGACCGTCCTCGAGGATGAGCGATGGGCCGAGGCGGGGCTGGAAGGTCTGGCCGAACGCGCAGGCCGCGCGACGCTAGACTGGCTGGGGATAGACGCCGACATCGTGGTGATGGGCTGCGATGATGCCCGCATCGCCACGCTGAACGCCGATTTTCGCGGCAAGCCGCAGCCGACCAATGTACTGTCCTGGCCGGCGGTCGAGCATGTCGCCCACGCCCCCGGCGCGCATCCGCCGCTCCCAGAAACCGACAGCCTCGGCGACATCGCCATTGCCTTCGAGCGCTGCCGGGACGAGGCCGCCGCGCAAGGCAAGCCCTTGGCCGTGCACGCCACTCATTTGCTGGTCCATGCCGTGCTGCATCTGGCCGGCTATGATCATCAGACTGACCCCGATGCCGCCACCATGGAGGCCGCCGAGGTGGCGATCCTCGGCACGCTCGGCATCGACGACCCCTATCTGGAGAAGGAAACATGA
- a CDS encoding PhoH family protein, translating into MGLTPAAPDSDAPAATQGETLIEFPDNRLLIELCGPADRNLSQIETALGVHILRRGNLLAVVGPEVAQAEAASTLASMYARLEQGKPVGTAEIDAALRMGPEPELRPASPAEQLEMFATGPIELRTRKKTVEPRTDAQKAYVRNLFANEMAFGIGPAGTGKTYLAVAVGVTLLIGGHVDRIILSRPAVEAGERLGFLPGDMKEKVDPYMQPLYDALNDFLPGKQLAKLMEEKRIEIAPLAFMRGRTLSNAFVVLDEAQNASTMQMKMFLTRLGEGSRMVITGDRSQIDLPRGTQSGLVDAERILSGIKGISFNYFTSKDVVRHSLVAKVIEAYDAADAEALASGELPRGSYPPRRAPGSSQDGRTGRADG; encoded by the coding sequence TTGGGCCTGACCCCCGCTGCACCCGATTCCGACGCGCCCGCCGCCACGCAGGGCGAAACCCTGATCGAGTTTCCCGACAATCGGCTGCTGATCGAGCTTTGCGGTCCTGCCGACCGCAACCTGTCGCAGATCGAGACGGCGCTTGGCGTGCACATCCTGCGTCGCGGCAATCTGCTGGCCGTGGTCGGCCCCGAGGTCGCGCAGGCCGAGGCTGCCTCGACCCTGGCCTCGATGTATGCGCGGCTGGAACAGGGCAAGCCCGTCGGCACCGCCGAGATCGACGCCGCGCTGCGCATGGGCCCCGAGCCGGAACTGCGCCCGGCCAGCCCCGCCGAACAGCTCGAGATGTTCGCGACCGGGCCGATCGAGTTGCGCACCCGCAAGAAGACCGTCGAGCCGCGCACCGACGCGCAAAAGGCCTATGTCCGCAACCTCTTCGCCAATGAGATGGCCTTCGGCATCGGCCCCGCCGGCACCGGCAAGACCTATCTGGCCGTCGCGGTCGGGGTCACGCTGCTGATCGGCGGCCATGTCGACCGCATCATCCTGTCGCGCCCGGCCGTCGAGGCTGGCGAGCGGCTGGGGTTCCTGCCCGGCGACATGAAGGAAAAGGTCGATCCCTACATGCAGCCGCTTTACGACGCGCTGAACGACTTTTTGCCCGGCAAGCAACTGGCCAAGCTGATGGAGGAAAAGCGGATCGAGATCGCGCCTCTGGCCTTCATGCGCGGTCGCACCCTGTCGAACGCCTTCGTGGTGCTGGACGAGGCGCAGAACGCCTCGACCATGCAGATGAAGATGTTCCTGACCCGCCTGGGCGAGGGCTCGCGCATGGTCATCACCGGCGACCGCAGCCAGATCGACCTGCCGCGCGGCACCCAGTCCGGGCTGGTCGATGCCGAACGCATCCTGTCGGGGATCAAGGGCATCAGCTTCAACTATTTCACCTCCAAGGACGTGGTGCGCCACTCTCTCGTCGCGAAGGTGATCGAGGCCTATGACGCCGCCGATGCCGAGGCGCTGGCCAGCGGCGAATTGCCACGCGGCAGCTATCCGCCCCGCCGCGCGCCTGGCAGTTCGCAGGATGGGCGCACGGGACGCGCCGATGGCTGA
- the alr gene encoding alanine racemase, which translates to MTLQIDLSAIAANYRALAAKSPGARASAVVKADAYGLGAEQVARRLAAEGARDFFVALDREVAAVRAGAGPEAQIFVLSGHMAGADLGSAIPVLNNPEQYFRDRAMRPGRPFGIQLDSGMNRLGFEPAEWAALKDEILAQGPVLVMSHLACADEPDHPMNAQQLAVFQQMTQGVTAPRSLAATGGILLGPDYHFDLTRPGIGLYGGRPFDAAQPVVRLSLPVIQTREVEAGETIGYSNTYTAPRRMRVSTVAAGYADGIHRRLSSDGDRPRIDLLADGQACPVVGRVSMDLITADVSALQTVPEALDLICPAQGIDAVADVIGTIGYEVLTALGQRYRRHYI; encoded by the coding sequence ATGACGCTTCAGATCGACCTTTCGGCCATTGCCGCCAACTATCGCGCGCTTGCCGCGAAATCGCCGGGCGCCCGCGCCTCGGCGGTGGTCAAGGCCGACGCCTATGGCCTGGGCGCCGAGCAGGTCGCACGACGCCTTGCCGCCGAGGGCGCGCGCGATTTCTTCGTGGCGCTCGACCGCGAGGTGGCAGCGGTGCGCGCCGGTGCAGGCCCAGAGGCGCAGATCTTTGTCCTGTCGGGTCACATGGCCGGCGCCGATCTGGGCAGCGCGATCCCGGTGCTGAACAACCCCGAGCAATATTTCCGCGACCGCGCCATGCGGCCGGGCCGCCCCTTCGGCATCCAACTCGACAGCGGCATGAACCGGCTTGGATTCGAGCCTGCCGAATGGGCCGCTTTGAAGGACGAGATCCTGGCGCAGGGCCCGGTGCTGGTCATGTCGCATCTGGCCTGCGCGGACGAGCCGGACCACCCGATGAACGCCCAGCAACTGGCGGTTTTTCAGCAGATGACGCAGGGCGTCACCGCGCCGCGCAGCCTTGCCGCCACCGGCGGCATCCTGCTGGGGCCGGATTATCACTTTGACCTGACCCGCCCCGGCATCGGGCTGTATGGCGGGCGACCCTTTGACGCAGCGCAACCGGTCGTGCGCCTGTCCCTGCCGGTGATCCAGACCCGCGAGGTCGAGGCGGGCGAGACCATCGGCTATTCCAACACCTACACCGCGCCGCGCCGGATGCGCGTGTCGACGGTGGCGGCGGGCTATGCCGACGGCATCCACCGCCGCCTGTCCTCGGACGGCGACCGCCCGCGCATCGACCTGTTGGCGGACGGGCAGGCTTGCCCGGTCGTCGGTCGCGTCTCGATGGACCTGATCACGGCGGATGTCTCGGCGCTGCAAACGGTGCCCGAGGCGCTCGACCTGATCTGCCCGGCGCAGGGGATCGACGCGGTGGCCGACGTCATCGGGACCATCGGCTACGAGGTTCTGACCGCTCTTGGACAGCGCTATCGGCGTCACTATATCTAG
- a CDS encoding DUF6497 family protein, with the protein MPVPLPLPRILRAACQIALLTLACPVLAEDVTQPLLPVPSGQPVYWLETIHGLPGLSGLAYRFRFVAPDLADLVPMAGEYPQDDLGSFDEPLTDDDMAALSDMAGAQPGAAIDGDDIFISLEELDLPPVTSEPGAEAAADQYLALEAVIADQEAWQGEILPPMPESLLRDPMHDDIVWLCENFVLPRLSKLGPRPREIIISLSDRPTVAGEMTLNAVQLFEAFTLPPDRDECVWEPY; encoded by the coding sequence ATGCCCGTTCCGCTTCCCCTGCCCCGCATCCTGCGCGCTGCCTGTCAGATCGCCCTTCTGACGCTCGCCTGCCCCGTGCTGGCCGAGGATGTGACGCAACCGCTGCTGCCGGTGCCCTCGGGTCAGCCGGTCTATTGGCTGGAAACGATCCACGGACTGCCCGGCCTCAGCGGGCTGGCCTATCGCTTTCGCTTCGTCGCGCCGGATCTGGCCGATCTGGTGCCGATGGCGGGCGAATATCCGCAGGACGATCTGGGCAGCTTCGACGAGCCGCTGACGGATGACGACATGGCCGCGCTGTCGGACATGGCGGGTGCGCAGCCGGGCGCGGCCATCGACGGCGACGATATCTTCATCTCGCTCGAGGAACTCGACCTGCCGCCCGTCACCTCGGAGCCGGGGGCAGAGGCGGCGGCGGACCAGTATCTTGCGCTTGAAGCGGTGATCGCGGATCAAGAGGCGTGGCAGGGCGAGATCCTGCCGCCGATGCCCGAAAGCCTGCTGCGCGACCCGATGCATGACGACATCGTCTGGCTGTGCGAGAACTTCGTCCTGCCGCGCCTGTCCAAGCTGGGGCCACGCCCGCGCGAGATCATCATCTCGCTGTCCGACCGCCCCACCGTCGCGGGCGAGATGACGCTGAACGCGGTGCAACTGTTCGAGGCGTTTACCCTGCCCCCGGACCGCGACGAATGTGTGTGGGAGCCCTACTGA
- a CDS encoding YajG family lipoprotein — MKKLALAMIALGVLAACQPRQPEVITTSPAVSVEPVYQGKYGAN; from the coding sequence ATGAAGAAACTAGCGCTTGCGATGATCGCCCTTGGCGTTCTGGCCGCTTGCCAGCCCCGCCAGCCCGAAGTGATCACCACCAGCCCCGCCGTCTCGGTCGAGCCGGTGTATCAGGGCAAATACGGCGCCAACTGA